A genomic window from Lentibacter algarum includes:
- a CDS encoding glycosyltransferase N-terminal domain-containing protein: MKPLLSGLMARPRHSGGSSPKNKIGKALTVDLWCHATEPAHVPAFAQLRRSIALERPDLTCLITTDGSLSIPDSLDASINTAVIPREGNSITAFFTQYAPRLCLWAGGWINPALAQEADKRGIPLFLLDAHAEGFQTNVWRGQGLSQRRALRLFSTFLARDSEAETALRKMGVEADDIFVAGRMQQGIPTLPCNETDLNDLSAALNSRPSWLAACVRAEELDIILPAHFKASRAAHRLLLILVPDDENEYEAFKDALEQHQLRYTIWPETDGLSDETAQVLLAEDPFELGLWFRVSPVSFMGASLVPGHGGHNPYAAANLGSAILYGPNVGKYLESYSRFAAAGGARIVRDVDTLTAAVSQLSAPDRAAQMAMAAWEIATEGADVTDRITSLVHDALDHLEES; this comes from the coding sequence ATGAAACCTCTTCTATCAGGTCTCATGGCGCGCCCCCGTCATTCTGGCGGTTCCTCGCCCAAAAATAAGATTGGCAAGGCACTCACGGTCGATCTTTGGTGTCACGCCACAGAGCCTGCACATGTGCCAGCCTTTGCCCAGCTGCGCCGCAGCATTGCTTTAGAGCGCCCAGATCTAACCTGCCTGATAACGACAGATGGCAGCCTCTCCATTCCTGATAGTCTCGATGCGTCGATCAACACAGCCGTGATCCCTCGTGAAGGAAACAGCATCACTGCGTTCTTTACCCAATACGCACCGCGCCTTTGCCTTTGGGCTGGCGGCTGGATTAACCCAGCTCTCGCGCAGGAGGCTGACAAACGCGGCATCCCTCTTTTTCTGCTCGATGCCCATGCCGAAGGGTTTCAGACCAATGTCTGGCGAGGACAAGGTCTGTCACAGCGCCGCGCGCTCAGACTATTTTCGACTTTTCTCGCCCGCGACAGCGAAGCTGAAACAGCTCTGCGCAAAATGGGCGTAGAAGCGGATGATATCTTTGTCGCAGGACGGATGCAGCAAGGCATCCCAACTCTGCCATGCAACGAAACGGACCTGAACGATCTCTCCGCCGCACTTAACTCACGCCCCTCGTGGCTGGCCGCTTGCGTGCGTGCAGAGGAGCTCGACATTATCCTACCTGCACATTTCAAAGCCAGCCGAGCAGCTCATAGGCTCTTGCTGATCCTCGTGCCCGATGACGAGAATGAATATGAAGCCTTCAAAGACGCCTTAGAGCAACACCAGCTGCGCTACACCATCTGGCCCGAGACAGACGGGCTAAGCGATGAAACAGCTCAAGTCCTCTTGGCAGAAGATCCGTTTGAGTTGGGCCTATGGTTTCGCGTGTCTCCTGTGAGCTTTATGGGCGCATCCCTTGTGCCAGGCCACGGTGGCCACAATCCCTACGCCGCAGCCAACCTTGGCTCAGCGATCCTTTATGGTCCGAATGTCGGCAAATATCTTGAAAGCTATTCCCGCTTTGCTGCAGCAGGCGGCGCGCGTATTGTGCGCGATGTAGATACACTCACAGCTGCCGTCAGTCAGCTTTCCGCTCCTGACCGAGCCGCTCAAATGGCCATGGCGGCTTGGGAAATTGCCACTGAAGGTGCAGATGTCACAGATCGCATCACGTCGCTGGTGCATGACGCCCTAGATCATCTGGAGGAAAGCTGA
- the lpxK gene encoding tetraacyldisaccharide 4'-kinase, which yields MQTPRFWFRPRSWQSVLLAPLGALYALGTARRVARAETVNLETPVICVGNINAGGTGKTPTVIYLVQELQALGHTPVVVSRGYGGALQGPVLVDPRSHTASDVGDEPLLLAAFCSVVVSKSRLQGAERAEQEGASVILFDDGFQDPSVHKDLSFVVVDAKRGFGNGRCIPAGPLREPEEIGLARADALITIGSESEQAIFVTRESPPRFHAALEPLPMGMDWAGTRVLAFAGIGHPEKFFTTLKHLGVEIIHAEALADHQPLTSALMNRLSADAKRHNARLVTTEKDAVRLPQAFRQEVLTLPVRLKVTNASALKSLLEQLRP from the coding sequence ATGCAAACGCCCCGCTTCTGGTTCCGCCCACGCAGCTGGCAGTCGGTGCTCCTTGCCCCTCTAGGGGCTCTTTATGCGCTTGGCACAGCGCGCAGAGTGGCGCGCGCAGAGACGGTAAATCTGGAAACGCCCGTGATATGCGTGGGCAATATAAACGCAGGTGGAACAGGAAAAACTCCGACGGTCATTTACCTTGTTCAAGAGCTTCAGGCACTCGGGCATACCCCGGTTGTTGTCTCGCGCGGCTATGGCGGTGCTCTCCAAGGGCCTGTCTTGGTCGATCCACGCAGCCACACCGCCTCCGATGTCGGCGACGAGCCGCTTTTGCTTGCTGCCTTCTGCTCTGTCGTGGTCTCCAAATCACGCCTCCAGGGCGCTGAGCGTGCCGAGCAAGAAGGCGCAAGCGTCATCCTCTTTGACGACGGTTTTCAGGATCCTTCCGTTCACAAAGACCTTTCCTTTGTGGTTGTTGATGCCAAGCGCGGCTTTGGCAACGGGCGCTGCATTCCTGCAGGGCCTCTTCGCGAACCAGAAGAAATAGGTCTCGCCCGCGCCGACGCCCTCATCACAATCGGCTCAGAGTCCGAGCAAGCAATCTTCGTCACCCGGGAGTCTCCCCCCCGTTTTCATGCCGCCCTCGAACCCCTTCCAATGGGTATGGACTGGGCAGGAACCCGCGTTCTTGCCTTTGCAGGAATCGGCCATCCAGAGAAATTCTTCACGACCTTAAAACACCTCGGGGTCGAGATCATTCACGCGGAGGCTCTGGCCGATCACCAGCCCCTTACATCAGCCCTTATGAACCGCCTGAGCGCCGACGCCAAACGCCACAACGCCCGCCTCGTCACCACAGAAAAAGATGCCGTCCGCCTGCCCCAAGCCTTCCGACAGGAGGTGCTGACCCTGCCAGTGCGCCTAAAGGTCACAAACGCATCTGCACTCAAGAGTTTGCTAGAGCAACTGCGTCCCTAG
- a CDS encoding CaiB/BaiF CoA-transferase family protein, with the protein MSAPLEGLKVIELARILAGPWAGQTLADLGADVIKVEAPQGDDTRQWGPPFVERDEDKSASYFHSCNRGKSSVVIDFRTPEGQAQVRELVKDADILIENFKLGGLAKYGLDYASLAEVNPRLIYCSITGFGQTGPYAHRAGYDYIIQGMSGLMSITGEPDGQPQRAGVAITDVFTGVYSVAGVLAALYQRERTGRGQHLDMALLDVAVSVTANQGLNYLTTGTPPGRTGNYHPNLTPYQVFDCADGHIIIATGNDGQYRRLCDLLDLGWMKEHADYLTNADRVENRPAMIALLMAETAKRTKAELLAGCEAEGIPAGPINDMAEVFDDPHVKARGMQIELDGVPSVRSPFVFSDAELALKRPSPKLGEDG; encoded by the coding sequence ATGAGCGCACCTCTGGAAGGACTCAAGGTCATTGAGCTCGCGCGGATTTTGGCGGGGCCTTGGGCAGGGCAAACGCTTGCAGACCTTGGTGCAGATGTCATCAAGGTTGAAGCGCCTCAAGGCGACGACACACGTCAGTGGGGGCCTCCATTTGTGGAGCGTGACGAGGATAAATCGGCCTCGTATTTCCACTCCTGTAATCGTGGGAAGTCGAGCGTTGTAATCGACTTTCGCACGCCTGAGGGGCAGGCGCAGGTGCGTGAGCTTGTGAAGGATGCGGACATCCTGATCGAGAATTTCAAGCTTGGAGGCTTGGCCAAATATGGGCTCGACTATGCAAGCCTTGCCGAGGTCAATCCGCGGCTGATCTATTGCTCGATCACGGGCTTTGGCCAAACGGGTCCTTATGCGCACCGCGCGGGATATGACTATATTATTCAGGGCATGTCCGGGCTTATGTCGATCACGGGCGAGCCGGATGGGCAGCCACAACGCGCGGGTGTTGCGATCACCGATGTGTTTACAGGAGTCTATTCTGTTGCTGGTGTTCTTGCAGCACTCTATCAGCGCGAACGGACGGGACGGGGACAACATCTTGATATGGCTTTGCTGGATGTGGCGGTCTCTGTGACGGCCAATCAAGGGCTTAATTATTTGACCACGGGCACACCCCCCGGCCGGACAGGCAATTATCACCCAAACCTTACGCCTTATCAGGTTTTTGATTGTGCCGATGGGCATATCATTATCGCGACGGGCAATGACGGGCAGTATCGCCGACTCTGCGATCTCTTGGATCTCGGCTGGATGAAAGAGCACGCAGACTATTTGACCAACGCGGACCGAGTTGAAAATAGGCCCGCGATGATTGCGTTATTGATGGCCGAGACTGCCAAGCGGACCAAGGCAGAGCTTCTTGCGGGCTGTGAGGCAGAGGGAATCCCTGCTGGGCCGATCAATGACATGGCGGAGGTCTTTGATGATCCACATGTGAAGGCACGTGGGATGCAGATAGAGCTTGATGGTGTCCCGAGTGTTCGCTCGCCATTTGTTTTTTCAGATGCGGAACTCGCTTTGAAACGCCCCTCACCAAAGCTGGGAGAGGATGGGTAA
- a CDS encoding DsbA family protein has product MNRNILIIALVAILGGGAAFFAMSGGGAKQVEVAPQAQAEAETETVAETSDAAVSEITEMTLGNPDAPVKVVEYASFTCSHCGAFHREGFKELKANYIDTGKVHFTYREVYFDRAALWASMVARCGGEEKFFGITDLIYKGQRDWMGGGDPVQMADGLRKIARVAGLSSDTIDACLEDQDKAQSLISWYQANVEADGIDSTPSFIIGQDRVAGNNYAKLREVIDAQLGN; this is encoded by the coding sequence ATGAACCGCAACATTCTTATTATTGCACTGGTTGCAATCCTTGGCGGTGGTGCCGCCTTCTTCGCGATGAGCGGCGGTGGCGCCAAGCAAGTCGAAGTCGCGCCGCAAGCTCAAGCCGAGGCAGAGACGGAAACTGTAGCGGAAACGAGTGACGCTGCGGTGTCCGAGATCACTGAAATGACCTTGGGCAACCCAGACGCGCCTGTGAAGGTTGTCGAGTATGCGTCGTTTACGTGCTCGCATTGTGGAGCTTTTCACCGCGAGGGCTTCAAGGAGCTGAAGGCGAACTACATCGATACAGGCAAGGTCCACTTTACCTACCGCGAGGTATATTTTGACCGTGCTGCGCTCTGGGCGTCTATGGTTGCGCGTTGCGGCGGGGAAGAGAAGTTCTTCGGGATCACGGACCTGATTTATAAAGGCCAGCGCGACTGGATGGGCGGCGGTGATCCTGTGCAAATGGCAGACGGCCTGCGCAAAATAGCGCGTGTTGCCGGCCTGTCGTCAGACACGATTGACGCCTGCCTTGAGGATCAGGACAAGGCGCAAAGTCTGATTTCTTGGTATCAGGCGAATGTTGAAGCTGACGGGATTGACTCGACACCATCATTTATCATTGGTCAGGATCGTGTGGCGGGCAACAACTACGCCAAGCTACGTGAAGTGATCGACGCGCAGCTCGGTAACTGA
- a CDS encoding DciA family protein, producing MNKDASQTKRNRGFKRAANLMGERINAVSQQRGFAVSRLLTHWEEIAGPDIASISRPVEMSYGKGGFGATLCLLTTGANAPVLEMQKAKLREKVNAVYGYNAISSIRITQTHATGFAEGRVDFEHRKIKVAPKAPDPAVVQEVRARAADIGNESLRLALEALGQNVLSKHKR from the coding sequence ATGAATAAAGATGCAAGCCAAACCAAGCGGAACCGCGGCTTTAAGCGCGCGGCGAACCTGATGGGAGAGCGTATCAACGCTGTGTCCCAACAGCGTGGTTTTGCGGTATCGCGACTTTTGACCCATTGGGAAGAGATTGCTGGCCCAGATATTGCCAGCATTAGCCGCCCTGTCGAAATGAGCTACGGCAAAGGCGGCTTTGGCGCGACCTTGTGTTTGCTCACGACGGGGGCGAATGCGCCTGTTCTTGAGATGCAAAAGGCCAAGCTGCGCGAGAAGGTGAATGCAGTTTACGGCTATAATGCGATCTCTAGTATTCGGATCACCCAAACCCATGCGACGGGCTTTGCCGAGGGGCGGGTAGATTTTGAGCATCGGAAAATCAAGGTTGCGCCAAAGGCTCCCGACCCTGCTGTTGTGCAAGAGGTGAGGGCGCGAGCCGCAGATATCGGCAACGAGAGTTTGCGGCTGGCCCTTGAAGCGCTGGGCCAAAACGTTTTATCCAAACACAAACGCTAG
- the mutY gene encoding A/G-specific adenine glycosylase: MRDTAKASDLLDWYDTHARTLPWRTSPSDRAAGIMPDPYAVWLSEIMLQQTTVAAVKSYFTRFLLLWPTVEALAAARDEDVMAEWAGLGYYARARNLLKCARAVTELGGFPQTRAELEALPGIGPYTSAAISSIAYDHPETVLDGNVERVMSRLYTVLEPLPDSKETLRAHAAGLTPDQRAGDYAQAVMDLGATLCTPKSPACGICPWRAPCTARAEGIADTLPRKRPKAAKPTRLGIAYIARREDGAWLMERRPDKGLLGGMLGWPGAAWGDERVAAPPLEADWQKVNAEALHTFTHFHLRLDIHIAILPQDVEIEGLEFVPKHSFSPKALPTVMRKAFDLAQSAFNTASQ, translated from the coding sequence ATGCGTGACACGGCGAAGGCCTCAGATCTGCTCGACTGGTATGACACGCACGCGCGCACCCTGCCGTGGCGCACAAGCCCATCTGACAGAGCCGCTGGCATCATGCCTGATCCCTACGCAGTTTGGCTCTCCGAAATTATGCTCCAGCAGACAACTGTCGCTGCCGTCAAATCTTATTTCACGCGCTTTCTGTTGCTTTGGCCTACGGTTGAGGCGCTCGCCGCCGCGCGCGATGAAGACGTGATGGCGGAATGGGCTGGCCTTGGGTACTACGCCCGCGCGCGCAACCTGCTGAAATGTGCACGCGCCGTCACAGAGTTAGGCGGCTTCCCCCAAACACGCGCCGAGCTTGAGGCCCTTCCTGGAATTGGTCCCTATACGTCTGCGGCTATTTCCTCGATCGCCTATGATCATCCAGAAACCGTGCTGGACGGCAATGTTGAGCGCGTGATGTCGCGGCTTTACACTGTGTTAGAGCCGCTTCCTGATAGCAAAGAGACGCTCCGCGCCCATGCCGCTGGTCTGACGCCTGACCAGCGCGCAGGCGATTATGCCCAAGCAGTTATGGACCTCGGCGCAACACTCTGCACGCCCAAATCCCCCGCTTGCGGCATCTGCCCGTGGCGTGCGCCCTGCACGGCCCGCGCCGAAGGAATCGCCGATACCTTACCCCGCAAGCGCCCCAAAGCGGCCAAGCCCACACGTCTCGGTATCGCCTACATCGCGCGTCGCGAAGATGGCGCTTGGTTGATGGAGCGCCGCCCCGACAAAGGCCTCCTCGGCGGGATGCTCGGTTGGCCCGGAGCCGCTTGGGGCGATGAGCGCGTCGCCGCGCCGCCCCTTGAAGCCGACTGGCAAAAGGTCAACGCCGAAGCGCTTCACACCTTCACACACTTTCACTTGCGCCTTGATATCCATATCGCAATTCTGCCCCAAGACGTCGAAATCGAGGGGCTAGAATTCGTGCCCAAGCACAGCTTTTCACCCAAGGCCCTGCCCACTGTCATGCGAAAGGCATTTGACCTCGCGCAAAGCGCGTTCAACACTGCCTCGCAATAA